In Sphingobacteriaceae bacterium, the DNA window CCCGCAGCACCCTGAAGGCCCGCTCCCGGTTCTTGTGCTGGGATTTTTCATCCTGGCAGGTGACCACGATGCCCGTGGGCAGGTGGGTCAGGCGAATGGCCGACTCCGTCTTGTTGACGTGCTGGCCGCCGGGCCCGCTGGCCCGGTAGGTGTCGATTTGGACATCCTCGGGCCGGATTTCCACTTCTACATCCTCCACCTGGGAGAGGACGGCCACGGTGGCCGTGGAGGTGTGGATGCGGCCGGCCGACTCGGTGACGGGCACCCGCTGCACCCGGTGGACACCGCTTTCAAACTTCAGGCGGCTGTAGGCGTTGGGACCGGAGATTTCTACAATGACTTCCCGGATGCCGCCCCGGTCCGTTTCGTTGAGGGAGATGATCTCCGCGCGCCAGTGGTTGCGCTCGGCGTAGCGCAAGTACATGCGCAGCAGGTCGGCGGCAAACAGGGCGGCTTCATCGCCGCCGGCCCCGGCCCGGATTTCCAGCAGCACATCCCGCTGGTCCCGGGGGTCCCGGGGCATTAGGAGGCGCCGCAGTTCACCGGTCAACTCCTCCATGCGGGCCCGGCAGCGCCGCTCCTCGGCTTCCAGCCACTCCCGGGTCTCCTCGTCGGGATTTTCCGCCAGGAGCAGGCGGCACTGCTCCAGTTCCGCTTCCAGGGAACGGTACTCTTCATACAAGGCCACCTTCTCGGCCAGTTCGGCATGCTCCCGGGCCAAAGCCTGATAGCGGTCCTGCTGGGACAGCACCGCCGGATCCGCCATCTCTTCGGTTATTTCTTCGTACCGCCTGGCCAGGCGGGCCAGTTTATCCCACACCGTTCAACCCTCCACGGTGGCCGCAATCGCTGCTTGAGAAACGTCCTTGCCTGCATCCAACACGGCGACCAGGGCCGCCAGCGCCACTTCCACCTGGCTGTCGTCGGGCTCCCGGGTGGTGAAGCGCTGCAGCCACAGGCCGGGCACCAGTATGGGCCGCCACAAGATGCTCCGCCCCCGGGCCGAGGCCCGGATCAACTCGTAGGCTACGCCGGCCACCACCGGCAGCATGGCCAGCCGGAGCACGATGCGCTGCCAGAAGCCGGGCCAGCCCAAGAAGGAAAAGAGGACCACGCTGGTGAGGGCCACCAGGAGGAGAAAGCTGGTGCCGCAGCGGGGGTGCTCGATGGGATACTTCTGCACCCGCTCCACTTCCAGGCGGTCGCCCGCTTCCAGGGCGTGGATCACCTTGTGCTCGGCGCCGTGGTATTCCAGCACCCGGCGCATTTCCTCCATACGCGGGATGGTGGCCACATAGGCCAGGAGAATGGCCAGG includes these proteins:
- the prfA gene encoding peptide chain release factor 1, whose amino-acid sequence is MWDKLARLARRYEEITEEMADPAVLSQQDRYQALAREHAELAEKVALYEEYRSLEAELEQCRLLLAENPDEETREWLEAEERRCRARMEELTGELRRLLMPRDPRDQRDVLLEIRAGAGGDEAALFAADLLRMYLRYAERNHWRAEIISLNETDRGGIREVIVEISGPNAYSRLKFESGVHRVQRVPVTESAGRIHTSTATVAVLSQVEDVEVEIRPEDVQIDTYRASGPGGQHVNKTESAIRLTHLPTGIVVTCQDEKSQHKNRERAFRVLRARIYDRLQAERAAETAAARRTQVGTGDRSERIRTYNFPQGRVTDHRVGLTVHRLEEVLDGDLDELIDVVASSAAAEQMALG
- a CDS encoding DUF1385 domain-containing protein; its protein translation is MEFSYGGQAVLEGVMIRGPRHVSIAVRRPDDTIVRETYAYRSLADKWPVFGLPLIRGAAALYDALRIGLHALLFSANQTAATEEEKLTPGQMAMSTGLALVLAIGLFVLAPTGLTHLLQRWISSGLLLNFIEGMLRLAILLAYVATIPRMEEMRRVLEYHGAEHKVIHALEAGDRLEVERVQKYPIEHPRCGTSFLLLVALTSVVLFSFLGWPGFWQRIVLRLAMLPVVAGVAYELIRASARGRSILWRPILVPGLWLQRFTTREPDDSQVEVALAALVAVLDAGKDVSQAAIAATVEG